GGCTTCTCGGTGTCGCCCGGGCCGCTGACCCGCAGCCGGTCGAGGTTGGGCCCGCCGTTGTCGGTGGTGGCCGTGGCCCTGACCGTGTTGCCGCCCGCGTTGAGCGGCGCGTCGACGCTGATCTCCTGCCAGGTGGTCCAGGCGCCGGTGCCGGGGAAGGAGCGGGCGGTGGCGACGGCGGTGCCGTTGACGGTGATGGTCATCGGCCGGTCGGTGGTGGTGCCGTTGGCGAAGCGGAAGGTCAGGCTCTGGGTGCCCGCGCCGGCCGCGCTGACGGCGAACTCGACGTACGAGCCGGTGACGTTGTCGTAGTTGACGAAGCCGGAGCCGGTGAAGCCGGCGTGGTTCGACTCGACGACGCCCTGCGAGATCGTCGCGGACTCCGCCTGGTAGTCGGTGAAGGTCGACGACTGGACCTCGGCGTCGAGGTAGTCCCAGTTCGGGTTGCCGCCCGCGCCTGTGGCGGTGGCCCTGATCTTGTTCGCGCCCGCCGTGAGCTGGGCGGTCAGCGTGACCGTGGTCCAGGTGGTCCAGGCGCCGGTGGCGGGGAACGACCGGGCGGCGGCGACGGTCGCGCCGTTGACCGCGATGTCGCTCGGCCGGTCGGCGCCCGTGCCGTTGGCGTAGCGGAAGGCCAGCGTGGCGGTGCCCGCGCTGGGCGCGTTGACGGTCCATTCGGTGTACGAGCCGGCGACGTTGTCCCCGTTGACGAAGCCGGTGCCGGAGTAGCCGGCGTGGTTGGACTCGACGACGCCCTGGGAGATCGTCGCGTTCTCGGCTTCGTACCGGGTGGGCGCCGCCTCGGCTGGGACGGTGACAGCTGTCATTCCCAGGGCGAGCAAGCAGGCGATGACGCAGGCCCGGGACTTGCTGAAGTTCATCGGGCGCTCCTGGCTGAGAGTGATGCCTCGAGTAAAGGGGAGGGAGCTTTCCAAACGTTTGTCACAAACCACCGTGGGCGTCAATACTTGGAACGGTCCATATTTTAGGAAACTTTCCTAACTCTTTGTTTCCGATACATCGGATGAAAGTGACCGGTAGACAGGCGCGAGGTCGGGATGTATGCATTTAAATGCGCCTCAGAAGATCGGAGCCATGCGCCGCTGGGTGCCGTACATCTGGACCGGCGGCCCGGCATCACCGCTCGTCAGACCCGGAGTGATACATGGGACGTCTTCGCGCGACCAGCGCCGCCGCACTCGGCGCGCTCGTGTTTCTGCAACCGGTTGCCGTCGCTCCGGCCGCGGCTGCCACCCGCTACGAGGCCGAGAACGGAACGATCTCGCAGGGCGTCGTGGAGTCGAACCACGCCGGCTTCACCGGCACAGGCTTCGTCAACTTCGACAACGTGGCGGGATCGTCCGTCGAGTGGACCGTGAACGGGCCGGGAACCGTCACGCTCGCCTTCCGCTACGCCAACGGCACGAGCGCCGACCGGCCGATGAGCATCACGGCCGGCGCCACGGCCACGACGCTCTCCTTCCCCGGCACCGGCTCCTGGACCACCTGGCGGACGGTGACGGTCCGGGCCGAGCTGGCGGCGGGCACGAACGCGGTCAGGGCCGCGGCCACCACCGCCGACGGCGGCCCGAACCTCGACTCACTGAGCGTGGACTCCGCGGCGGGTACCGACTGGTCCAGGGCGATGGTCGACTCGACGATGGCCCGCTTCTCCCCCAGCACGATCGGCGGCTGGAGCTACCCGCAGGGCCTCTACCTCTGGGGCCAGTACCTCGTCTACCAGCGCACGGGAGAGCCCCGCTACCTGCAGTACATCAAGGACTGGGCCGACCGGTTCGTGGACTCCTCCGGCGGCATCTCGCAGAGCTTCAACAACCTCGACAGCATGCAGGCCGGCAACGTCCTGCTCGCCCTCTACCGGGAGACCGGCCAGGCCCGCTACCGCACGGCCGCGGCCAAGATCAGGACCCGCCTGAACACGTACCCGCGCACCTCCGACGGCGGCTGGTGGCACTCCACGTCCAGCTCGCGCGAGGGCCAGCTCTGGGGCGACGGCGTCTACATGGTAGACCCGTTCCTCGCCCGCTACGGCGCCTGGGTGGCGGCCGACTCCTTCACGGGCGCCGAGCCGGCCAAGCAGCTCGAGATCTACTGGAGCCACCTGCGCCGCACGTCGGGCCAGGCCGCCGGGCTGCTGTACCACGCCTACGACGAGCCGGGCGGCCCCACCGCGTCCTGGGTCAAACCCTCACTGGGCAACACGAACGGGATCTCGTGGTGCCGGGCGATGGGCTGGTTCGGGATGGCCGTGACCGACATCCTCGAGCTGCTCCCGGCCGACCATCCGCGCCGGTCGGCGCTGATCGACATCCTGCGCGAGCTCGTGCCCGCGTACGCCCGTTGGCAGGACCCGGCCACGGGCCGCTGGTGGCAGGTGGTCACCGAGCCGTCGAACCCGTCGAACTGGACGGAGACGTCGTGCTCGGCGATGTACACGTACACGATCTCGCGGGCGGTCGAGCGCGGATACGTGGACGCCTCCTACCGCGCGAACGCGGAACGCGGCTACCAGGGCGTGCTGGCCCAGGTGTCACTCGGCGCCGACGGGCGGACCAACCTCGTGGGCGTCAGCGAGGGCACCAACGCCAGCGACTCGCTCAGCTACTACTTCGGGCGTGCCCGGCCGGTCAACGACTTCCACGGACTGGGGGCGTTCCTCATCATGAACGAGCAGCTCAGCCACTAGGGGCCGGGGCCCCACTCCCGCCGGCCGCTCCGCCCGCGATTGGCGCGGGCATCACCTGGTCGGGTCGGCCGGCGGGAGGCAGCGCGATGCGGTGACGGCCCGCGAGCGTGTCTGTGATCATGGCGAGGAGGTCGAACTCGGCGAAAGCGAGACCGAAATTCGCGGCGCCGCGGTTATTCGCATTTCCGTCCGTTGTTGCGTGCTGAATATGCCGACGTGTGGCTTCCTTGAATCGCCTGCTCACCTGCGGTTCGTATGCCCGGACGATCCCGGCGAAGAAGTGAGCGGCGGTGTCTAGGCGAAAGGCGGACACCCGGATATGGTGCGATACGGGCAAGCCACAGAATTAGCGATAGGTAGGCGTCGCATGCCGGATCTGTCGTTCGTCACTCAGAGGTTGCCGGGCGTGAGCGTGATCTCGGTGGCCGGCGAGGTCGACGCCACCACCGCCGGGCGGCTCGACCGCTACATCCGGCGCAGCCGCCGGGTGCCGGGCGAGCATGTGGTGATCGATCTCAGCGAGGCCCAGTTCATGGGGAGTTCGGGCCTTCGCGTCCTGCTCAACACCCATGCCTACGCCCGCCAGCACGGCGGCAGCCTGCGACTGGCCGCGCCCCCGCCGAAGCTCGCGAGGATCATGGAGATCACCCAGGCTCACACCGTCCTGCACGTGCACGCCACGGTGGAGGAGGCCGTACTCGCGGCACTCGGCAACCCGCTCCCCGAGTCGCTCGGCCCGCCGGCCGAGGACCGCGGCAGAGACGCGGTCTGAGCCCCACTTCCGATCAAGGGCCTCCCAGCTCCAGGCGGATCGTGCTCGACTCGGCGAGCATGACCACCACGCCCTCGTCGCGCCGCCAGTCGTCCGCGATCAGGAAGTAGCGGCCGCCGGTGTGCGCGAACAGGCGGAGGTTGCCGTACCGGTACTTGTAGGCGCCCTTGTCGGTCGAGACGGGCCCGGTCGAGGTGGGCAGGGCGGACTCCTTGCCCGCTCCCAGGTACAGGCGCTCGGCGCTGTAGACGGTCACCCTCGTGAGCTCGGTGACGGTGAAGTTCTGCGCCAAGGAGACACCCTGGTAAATGGCCAGGTTGGTGGCGCCGTAGAACAGCGAGACGCAGACGATGACCGACGTGAACGTGTACAGCAGCGGCAGGCCGTCGCGCGAGGACGCGCCGGGCAGCAGGGTGCGGAGGTGCGTTCCGTACAAGGTGAGCAGGACACCGGCGCCGATGCTGAACGGGAAGGCCAGGAACGAGGCCGTCCGCAGGACGAAGCCCAGCGCCCACATCGCGAGCGGCAGCACCAGCCAGGCCAGGGACAGGGCGCGGAGGGTGTGTCTGACCAGGCGGTCGCCAGTGCCGTCCCGCCTCGCGCGCGGAGCGAGCACGCGGTCGGCCTGCAGCCAGAGCAGCCCGGCGATGCCGATGATCATCAGGAGGTACAGCACCGGGCCTACGCTCCGGAGCACGTAGTCCTTGGTGGACATGTCGAGGATGCTCTCGTCGATGCCCAGCTCGAACGCCTGCACGGCGCTGCGCTGCCAGCCGAAGTACACCAGCAGCGCGGTCATGACGGTGACGTTGGCCAGCACGGCCAGCGCCCACCGGAGCACCGGATGCCCGGTGGACCCGGCGGGCCCGGCCGCCTCCGTGAGGTCGTCAGTCGAGGGCTCGGCCGCCTCGACTGGGTCGTCAGGCGACGGCTCGGCCGGCTTCTTGCGCATCTCGACGGTGGACTCGCTCGTCACGAACCCGATCCCGATCCCGTGTCCGTGCCGGAGCCCACGTCCGGAGTCTCGGCCGGGTCCGGGGTCTGCACCGGGTCAGGAGTGCTCTCCGAATCGGGAGACTCGGCAGGATCCGGACTGTCATCCGGGCTCGGAGGCAGCGGCAGGACCGGCGGGCACCCGCCGAAGGCCGACTTCGGTTTCTGCTTGACGACGCTCCCCACCGCCCGATGCAGCTCGCAGATGAACCACACGTCCGACCCCTCCCACACCAGCCGGGCGTACTCGGACTTGGCCGAGGCCACATCCTTCCGGCACAGGTATACCCCGGCCTGGAAGAGCGGCACGGTGGTCGCTGTCCTGAAGTTCCCTTTGGTCTCGTCGAGCGCCGTCTGAGCACCGGGGCAGTCCCCCTCCGCCAGCGCGTCGTACACCCGTCCCTCGTTGACGTCCACCGCGGTGTTGCCGGTGGGGAGGGTGAAGCCGTATTTGGTCCGCTGCTTGCCCGCCGCAGGGCCCTGCTTCCCCGCACGGGTCGAGGTGCCGTCGGGCCGATCCCCCGTGTCCGGCCCTTCGAAGGCCCCGCTCTTGCACGCTCCGATGGTGAGGCACAAGGCGAGTACCGTCGCAACCGTTCTAATCTTCATAGATCACGACGCTAGGCGCGTGATCCGCAAGGGTCTTGAGTATCCCCCTGCTCAAATCCGGCTCGGGGCGCCGGGCCGGAGAGGAGCAGGGGGATGGCGGGTCAGCGGTAGGCGGCGGCCTGGAGGGTGTAGAGGTCGGCGTAGAGGCCGTCGAGGGACATCAGGGTCGCGTGGTCGCCCTGCTCGGTCACCTTGCCGTGGTCGAGGACGTAGATGCGGTCGGCGTAGCGGACGCTGGCCAGGCGGTGCGTGATGAGCAGGACGGTGCGGCCGTCGGAGTGGTGGCGGATGCGTTCGAAGAGGGCGTGTTCGGCGCGGGCGTCGAGAGCGGCGGTGGGTTCGTCGCAGATGAGCAGGCTGGCGTCGCGGTGGAAGCCGCGGGCCACGGCGATGCGCTGCCACTGGCCGCCGGACAGCTCGTGGCCGTCCTTGAAGCGGCGGTCCAGCAGGGTGCGGTAGCGGTGCGGGAGCCCGGCGATGACCTCGTCGGCGCCGGCCACGGCGGCGGCCGCGTCCAGGGCCTCCGGGCCTTTGTCGGTGCCCATGGTGATGTTGTAGCGGGCGGTCAGCGGCCAGCGGGTGTGGTCCTGGGCGATGACGGCGGTGCGCAGGCGGAGGTCTTCGGGGTTGACCTCGCGCAGGTCGGTGGAGTCCCAGCAGACCGTGCCGGAGTCGGGCTCGTACAGACCGGCGAGGATCTTGGCGAGGGTGGTCTTGCCGGAGCCGTTCTCGCCGACGAAGGCGATCACCTCGCCGCGTTTGATCTCGATGGAGACGTCCCGCAGCGCGGGTTCGTCGGCGCCCGGGTAGGTGAAGGTCACGCCCGAGGCGGCGATGCGGTCGAAGCCCTCGGGGGCCGGGGTGGGTCGGAGGGCGGTCAGGCGGCGTTCGGCGTCGGCGCAGAACTCCAGGAAGTCGGTGAAGTACAGGCCCTGCTCGTAGAGCCGGTTGGTGGCGTACAGGAGGCTGCTGAGCGAGCTCTGACCCGATCTGATGGCCAGGACCGCCGTGCCCGCCACCGCCAGCGGGATGGCGGCCAGGGCCAGCAGCACGCCCAGGGCGACGTAGACGAGCGCGGTGCCGAGGCCGCCCAGCGCCTCGCCGATCAGCCGGACGAAGGTCTGGCGGCGGGCCAGGCGGAGCATGACCTCCTGCTCGGCCCTGGCCACCGCGTCGTACATGCGCAGCAGGAACCCGCGCATCGTGAACGACCGCACCTCGGCCGCCGACTCCCGCTCCGCCAGCAGCTCCGCGATGATCCACTTGCGGCGGCGGGCCGGGATCAGGCCGTACATGGTGGAGTAACGCATGCGCGCGCTGCGGACCGCCGCCCACGCGTCGGGCAGGACGGCGAGGAGCAGGAGCGGCAGCAGCACCGGATGGAGCACACCGAGCACCCCGGCCGCGGCCACGATGCCGACCGCCGCGGTGACCACGTCGACGGCCCCGGACACCACGGAGTCGGCCACGGCCGCGCCCCTGCCCCCGGCGCGTTCCAGCGCGTCGTGGAACTCCGGGTCGTCGTAGGCCACCAGCTCGACCCGGCTGGTCAGCCCGTACAGCCGCTCCTCAGTCAACCGGGTGATCTGCGGGGTCAGGCGCGACTCGGCCCACCCCGCGCCCGCCTGTACGGTCGTGCGCAGCACGGCCGCGCCGCCGACCAGCGCGAGGCTGGGCAGCGCGGCCATCACCCGGTCGGGGGTGGGGCCCTCGCTGAAGAGGGCGGTGAGCACGCCGGTCGTCGCCAGCAGGCCGAAGGCCGTGAAGACGCCACCGAGGAGGTTGAGGCTGATCGTGGCGAGCGTGTCGCGCGGGCTCGCGCCCCACGCCATGCGCAGCGCCTGGGACACCAGTGAGGGGAGCCGCCTGGCGATGGTCAGGAAGCCGACCTCCGCCATCTTGTCGTTGTGAACGTTCCATGTGGGGG
This genomic interval from Nonomuraea helvata contains the following:
- a CDS encoding STAS domain-containing protein; this encodes MPDLSFVTQRLPGVSVISVAGEVDATTAGRLDRYIRRSRRVPGEHVVIDLSEAQFMGSSGLRVLLNTHAYARQHGGSLRLAAPPPKLARIMEITQAHTVLHVHATVEEAVLAALGNPLPESLGPPAEDRGRDAV
- a CDS encoding ABC transporter ATP-binding protein, with product MPDEPLELGEIATPTWNVHNDKMAEVGFLTIARRLPSLVSQALRMAWGASPRDTLATISLNLLGGVFTAFGLLATTGVLTALFSEGPTPDRVMAALPSLALVGGAAVLRTTVQAGAGWAESRLTPQITRLTEERLYGLTSRVELVAYDDPEFHDALERAGGRGAAVADSVVSGAVDVVTAAVGIVAAAGVLGVLHPVLLPLLLLAVLPDAWAAVRSARMRYSTMYGLIPARRRKWIIAELLAERESAAEVRSFTMRGFLLRMYDAVARAEQEVMLRLARRQTFVRLIGEALGGLGTALVYVALGVLLALAAIPLAVAGTAVLAIRSGQSSLSSLLYATNRLYEQGLYFTDFLEFCADAERRLTALRPTPAPEGFDRIAASGVTFTYPGADEPALRDVSIEIKRGEVIAFVGENGSGKTTLAKILAGLYEPDSGTVCWDSTDLREVNPEDLRLRTAVIAQDHTRWPLTARYNITMGTDKGPEALDAAAAVAGADEVIAGLPHRYRTLLDRRFKDGHELSGGQWQRIAVARGFHRDASLLICDEPTAALDARAEHALFERIRHHSDGRTVLLITHRLASVRYADRIYVLDHGKVTEQGDHATLMSLDGLYADLYTLQAAAYR
- a CDS encoding glycoside hydrolase family 88 protein → MGRLRATSAAALGALVFLQPVAVAPAAAATRYEAENGTISQGVVESNHAGFTGTGFVNFDNVAGSSVEWTVNGPGTVTLAFRYANGTSADRPMSITAGATATTLSFPGTGSWTTWRTVTVRAELAAGTNAVRAAATTADGGPNLDSLSVDSAAGTDWSRAMVDSTMARFSPSTIGGWSYPQGLYLWGQYLVYQRTGEPRYLQYIKDWADRFVDSSGGISQSFNNLDSMQAGNVLLALYRETGQARYRTAAAKIRTRLNTYPRTSDGGWWHSTSSSREGQLWGDGVYMVDPFLARYGAWVAADSFTGAEPAKQLEIYWSHLRRTSGQAAGLLYHAYDEPGGPTASWVKPSLGNTNGISWCRAMGWFGMAVTDILELLPADHPRRSALIDILRELVPAYARWQDPATGRWWQVVTEPSNPSNWTETSCSAMYTYTISRAVERGYVDASYRANAERGYQGVLAQVSLGADGRTNLVGVSEGTNASDSLSYYFGRARPVNDFHGLGAFLIMNEQLSH